From Gadus macrocephalus chromosome 16, ASM3116895v1:
tatcgacACGGCTTTATTTACAAGGAAACGAAACAGAGGACCAGGAGGTTGGATCACAGGATGGAATCGTAGATGCCTGGTATGAGGGATATCAAATTGGGTGGTTTTGGGATGTCATTTGGGTAGTAGTTTGTATCTTTGCCtaatttttattttctcttagCATTTTCAATAAAAACTTTTAAAATGTGAATTGAGTGGTTTGCCTTTATTCATAGGGTCCACTGAAATTATTCTGGAGAGCAACTGATATAACTGATAATAAAACAGGCAGAAGATGGTGTAAATGTTATAAATTTGTACACCAAACCTTTTCAACTGAAAAAGCCATATTATATACACTgctttgagttttttttttttacagggcCAAATAAAGGCATTTCATTATACAGTAGtgacaataccccccccccccccccgtgttgtATCGTcagtggtgcattgtgggttgAAATAAGATGCTGGCAgatgggagcaggaggagaatgCTCACAACACACGGAGGGCGAGCtgctcagccaatgagaggagcGCAGCGTAGAGTGAAGGGCGGGTGAGGATTCGTAGCATAGCTGACGGACTACCTACATGGTTGTGCAAATCTGAAGGGATATTAGTCTTTGGTAAATCAGTACAATTGATCTTCAGACACCACAAGTATCCAAAGAGTCCGGTAAAAGGTGAGTGTGGTTTGCTTCGAGAGACGCATGCGACATATTCATGTGGTGGCCCGTTTGGTTTGAATCCTTCAGCTGTCGATTTCTAATGGCGGTTAATTATTGTAGCTTACATGACTTGACCCATGCTACGAGTCATTATTATCACTGTGTAGCCATCAGGGAGTTGCAAACGTTTGAAACGAATGAGCCATTAACCGAGGGAGGACCGTCCCCTTGACGCCTCTCCAGTCCAGAGAACCTGCCTACATGGCGAAGTGATTTGGCCAAGTAATTTAACTCCACCTGGATCAAGTTTCACAGAGCATCTATGCAACGCCCATGCCGCCTGGGCAAAAGATGCAATGAGTTGCATAGTTATGGATCATCACACATTTTTCCAAATGGTCGATTAATGTCTGCGTATACCCACGACAGCACGTATGCCATTGGTCCGTCACGTTCAGCCACCACGTGTGGGGTCGGTTTCATGTTTGTGTCTCCCCAGCAGCCATCATGACAGACCGGAAGGCCGTGATAAAAAATGCAGACATGTCCGAGGACATGCAGCAGGATGCAGTGGATTGTGCCACCCAGGCCATGGAGAAATATAACATAGAGAAAGACATCGCAGCATACATCAAGAAGGTGAGCATGGACCATATTTCTTTAGCCTACATctaaaattgtattttattatcaGTCCCATTTTCAACTCTAAGGCGTGGGTCCAAACTGTTCTCACCTTTTCCCTTCTGATCGTTTCAGGAGTTTGATAAGAAGTATAACCCGACCTG
This genomic window contains:
- the dynll2a gene encoding dynein, light chain, LC8-type 2a; the protein is MTDRKAVIKNADMSEDMQQDAVDCATQAMEKYNIEKDIAAYIKKEFDKKYNPTWHCIVGRNFGSYVTHETKHFIYFYLGQVAILLFKSG